In Actinobacillus indolicus, a single genomic region encodes these proteins:
- the ilvG gene encoding acetolactate synthase 2 catalytic subunit, with protein sequence MNGANLVVECLKAHGVTSLFGYPGGAIMPVYDAIYDSGLDHLLCRNEQGAAMAAIGYARATGKTGVCIATSGPGATNLVTGLGDALMDSIPIVAITGQVASAFIGTDAFQEADVLGLSLACTKHSFIVQNIDELPEIIAKAFQIAQSGRPGPVLVDIPKDVQFAPTSLSPVVYEKVAAKTQNPAALAQAKALLAQAKRPVLYVGGGVGMADGVQAVRSFLDIANIPSVSTLKGLGTIPPQHPLYMGMIGMHGTKAANYAVQECDLLIACGARFDDRVTGKLDTFAPHAKVIHIDIDVAEINKLRKADVALQGDLIEAVTALTQPLEIESWRADVRKLKADFDFSYQENVGEGEIDPWALLHTLSQCKPQNAIITTDVGQHQMWSAQHMQHYAPENYITSAGFGTMGFGLPAAVGAVKARPTDPTIVITGDGSFMMNIQELGSIKRGNLPVKILLLDNQRLGMVRQWQSLFFHGRHSQTILDDNPDFVMLANAFDIPAERIEKAGEVSAALDRLLNSKGAYLLHVCIPDEENVWPLVPPNACNTDMLDEDIGV encoded by the coding sequence ATGAACGGAGCAAATTTAGTCGTTGAGTGTTTGAAAGCTCACGGAGTGACTTCTCTTTTTGGCTATCCTGGTGGGGCAATTATGCCTGTCTATGATGCGATTTACGATTCAGGTTTAGATCATCTACTTTGTCGTAACGAGCAAGGTGCTGCAATGGCTGCTATCGGTTATGCTCGGGCAACAGGCAAGACAGGCGTTTGTATTGCGACTTCAGGCCCAGGGGCAACCAACCTAGTTACAGGCTTAGGCGATGCCTTAATGGATTCTATTCCTATCGTAGCAATTACAGGGCAAGTGGCTTCAGCCTTTATCGGTACAGATGCTTTCCAAGAGGCAGATGTATTAGGCTTATCCCTTGCTTGTACCAAACACAGTTTCATCGTGCAAAACATTGATGAACTACCTGAAATTATCGCCAAAGCGTTCCAAATTGCACAAAGTGGTCGCCCTGGTCCTGTGCTTGTCGATATTCCTAAAGATGTGCAATTCGCTCCAACATCACTTTCCCCTGTCGTCTATGAAAAAGTGGCGGCTAAAACACAAAATCCAGCCGCACTTGCACAAGCCAAAGCCTTGTTAGCTCAAGCAAAACGCCCTGTTCTTTATGTTGGCGGTGGTGTTGGTATGGCAGATGGCGTGCAAGCGGTTAGATCTTTCCTAGATATTGCAAATATTCCGTCTGTTTCTACCTTGAAAGGCTTAGGAACCATTCCGCCACAACACCCACTCTATATGGGAATGATCGGTATGCACGGCACGAAAGCGGCGAACTATGCGGTACAAGAATGTGATTTACTCATCGCTTGTGGGGCTAGATTTGACGACCGTGTGACAGGTAAACTTGACACCTTTGCTCCGCACGCCAAAGTGATTCATATTGATATTGATGTAGCTGAAATCAACAAGCTACGCAAAGCTGATGTAGCATTGCAAGGAGATTTAATCGAGGCAGTGACCGCACTTACCCAACCGTTAGAGATTGAAAGCTGGCGAGCTGATGTGCGTAAGCTGAAAGCAGATTTTGACTTCAGCTATCAAGAAAATGTAGGCGAAGGCGAAATCGATCCTTGGGCGTTGTTACATACCCTTTCACAATGCAAACCTCAAAATGCGATTATTACTACTGACGTTGGCCAACACCAAATGTGGTCAGCACAGCATATGCAACATTATGCTCCTGAAAACTACATCACTTCTGCTGGGTTCGGCACAATGGGATTTGGTCTGCCAGCAGCGGTGGGTGCGGTCAAAGCTCGCCCAACGGATCCAACCATTGTGATTACGGGAGACGGCTCTTTTATGATGAATATTCAAGAACTCGGCTCAATCAAACGTGGTAATTTACCTGTCAAAATTCTGTTACTCGACAACCAACGTTTAGGAATGGTGCGTCAATGGCAATCGCTCTTTTTCCACGGTCGCCACAGTCAAACCATTTTAGATGATAACCCAGACTTTGTGATGCTAGCTAACGCCTTTGACATTCCAGCAGAACGCATTGAAAAAGCAGGGGAAGTTTCAGCCGCATTAGACCGCTTACTCAACAGCAAAGGAGCATATTTATTGCACGTTTGTATCCCAGATGAAGAAAATGTGTGGCCACTCGTTCCGCCAAATGCGTGCAATACAGATATGTTAGATGAAGACATTGGGGTTTAA
- a CDS encoding GNAT family N-acetyltransferase, whose product MLFSQLRIGQHIAVALAPLAVHPDFQKQGVGSSLILKGHQIAKELGYHHSIVLGDPNYYAKFGYQTAKLFGIVAPFEIPDEYFMISSLDSSDITVSGPVIYAEAFGI is encoded by the coding sequence ATCCTATTTAGTCAGCTTCGTATTGGGCAACATATTGCTGTTGCTTTAGCTCCACTTGCCGTTCATCCTGATTTTCAAAAACAAGGCGTTGGTTCGAGCCTAATTTTAAAAGGGCATCAAATTGCAAAAGAATTAGGCTATCATCATTCTATTGTTCTTGGCGATCCCAATTATTATGCGAAATTTGGTTATCAAACTGCGAAATTATTTGGCATTGTAGCTCCATTCGAGATACCTGATGAATATTTTATGATAAGTTCCTTGGATTCCTCCGATATTACCGTAAGTGGCCCTGTTATTTATGCTGAGGCTTTTGGAATTTAA
- a CDS encoding DMT family transporter, producing MNTYQLALLKVHGTAIFFGLSGVVGVLIESGSDVLVLGRAMIAFACISLFFLWKRQSLTKLSTKEKLSQLISGSLLALHWVSFYLGVKIGGVAVGTLGFASFPAFVALCEMIVFKEKLHFREYILLLAISVGLILVTPEFEFGNQATQGLLWGIFSAISYAVLAVLNRRNASKLSGIESSWWQYVAVIIVLLPFSATALPSVSAMDWLWIGFIGLFCTTFAYTLYVSSLSVINARTAAMIISLEPVYAIIAAWIWFGDVPTLSMIIGGILIIGSVAWVNLKK from the coding sequence ATGAATACTTATCAACTTGCGTTATTAAAAGTCCACGGTACGGCAATATTCTTCGGTTTATCGGGCGTTGTCGGCGTACTGATTGAAAGTGGTTCTGATGTACTCGTTTTAGGCAGAGCCATGATTGCCTTTGCTTGTATCTCATTGTTTTTCTTATGGAAAAGGCAATCATTAACAAAGCTCTCTACAAAAGAAAAACTCTCTCAGCTAATTTCAGGTAGTTTACTTGCATTGCATTGGGTCAGTTTTTATTTAGGCGTAAAAATCGGTGGTGTTGCGGTCGGCACGCTCGGTTTTGCTAGTTTCCCTGCGTTTGTTGCCTTGTGTGAAATGATTGTGTTCAAAGAGAAATTACATTTCCGTGAATATATTTTGCTACTGGCGATTTCTGTTGGTTTGATTTTAGTTACCCCTGAATTTGAATTCGGCAACCAAGCAACGCAAGGGCTATTGTGGGGCATTTTCTCGGCAATCAGCTATGCGGTACTTGCGGTGTTAAACCGCCGAAATGCGAGTAAATTATCGGGTATAGAATCTAGTTGGTGGCAATATGTGGCGGTGATTATCGTCTTATTACCATTTTCTGCAACGGCTTTACCGAGTGTGAGCGCAATGGATTGGCTTTGGATAGGTTTTATCGGACTTTTCTGCACGACTTTTGCTTATACCTTGTATGTGTCTAGTTTAAGTGTGATTAACGCTCGAACCGCCGCTATGATTATTTCCCTTGAGCCTGTGTATGCCATTATCGCAGCATGGATTTGGTTCGGTGATGTGCCGACGTTATCCATGATTATTGGCGGTATCTTAATTATCGGCTCTGTCGCTTGGGTGAATTTGAAGAAATAA
- a CDS encoding IS1595-like element ISHps3 family transposase, whose product MRKSRLSQHKQNKLIELFVAGVTARTAAELVNVNKTTAAYYFYRLRLLIYQNSPHMEMFEGEIEADESYFGGTRKGKRGRGAVGKTAVFGLLKRDGKVYTVVVPNTQSATLLPIIREKVKPDSIVYTDFYRSYDVLDVSEFNHFRINHSTHFAEKQNHINGIENFWNQAKRHLRKFNGIPKAHFELYLKECEWRFNHSNLKSQISILKQLVKGSLS is encoded by the coding sequence ATGAGAAAAAGTCGTCTAAGTCAGCATAAACAAAATAAACTCATTGAGCTGTTTGTGGCAGGTGTCACTGCTCGAACAGCGGCTGAGTTGGTAAATGTAAATAAAACGACAGCAGCCTATTACTTCTATCGTCTGCGATTGCTTATCTATCAAAACAGCCCACATATGGAGATGTTTGAAGGTGAAATTGAAGCCGATGAAAGCTATTTTGGCGGCACTCGCAAAGGTAAACGAGGTCGTGGAGCTGTGGGTAAAACCGCTGTATTCGGGCTTTTAAAGCGTGATGGTAAGGTGTATACCGTCGTTGTACCGAATACTCAATCTGCGACACTTTTACCGATTATTCGAGAAAAGGTGAAGCCTGACAGCATTGTTTACACCGATTTTTATCGAAGCTATGATGTTCTTGATGTGAGTGAGTTTAATCATTTTCGTATCAATCACAGTACTCATTTCGCAGAAAAACAAAATCATATAAACGGAATTGAGAATTTTTGGAACCAAGCTAAACGTCATTTACGCAAGTTTAACGGTATTCCCAAAGCACATTTTGAGTTGTATTTGAAGGAATGCGAATGGCGTTTTAATCACAGTAACTTAAAATCTCAAATTTCCATTCTAAAACAATTAGTTAAGGGCAGTCTAAGTTAG
- a CDS encoding bile acid:sodium symporter family protein: protein MNQLLKFTNFVSKTFAIWVVVFAFIAAQFPETFKQFVPWIPYLLGIVMLGMGLTLSFKDFAEVSKNPKGVIIGVVAQFVIMPSIAFLLVNLFQLPPDLAIGVILVGACPGGTSSNVMTYLARGNTALSVACTTISTLLAPILTPAVFYLFASQWLDINAGAMFISVLQMVLLPIFIGLVIRSIFKQRIDQFSQTMPLVSVVAIVLIVTAVVAVSKDRIIESGLLVFFIVVLHNGLGYTLGYLVAKAFKLPLADNKAIAIEVGMQNSGLGAALAALHFKANPLIAVPSAVFSFWHNISGPILAMIFSAMKEKKSDK from the coding sequence ATGAATCAACTTCTAAAATTCACTAACTTTGTCAGCAAAACATTCGCTATTTGGGTTGTTGTTTTTGCTTTTATCGCAGCGCAATTTCCTGAAACATTCAAACAATTCGTTCCCTGGATTCCTTACTTACTCGGTATTGTCATGTTGGGCATGGGATTAACGCTCTCTTTCAAAGATTTTGCTGAAGTCAGTAAAAATCCGAAAGGAGTTATTATCGGTGTAGTTGCACAGTTTGTTATCATGCCAAGTATCGCATTCTTACTTGTCAACCTATTCCAATTACCACCAGACTTAGCAATTGGCGTGATTTTGGTAGGCGCTTGCCCAGGAGGCACATCATCCAATGTAATGACATATCTTGCTCGTGGTAACACGGCATTATCTGTTGCTTGTACAACCATTTCGACATTACTTGCACCAATTCTTACCCCCGCAGTTTTCTATCTATTTGCAAGTCAATGGTTAGATATCAACGCAGGCGCTATGTTTATTTCTGTGCTTCAAATGGTTTTATTACCTATTTTTATTGGTTTAGTCATTCGATCTATCTTTAAACAACGTATTGATCAATTTAGTCAAACAATGCCTCTTGTTTCTGTGGTTGCAATCGTGTTAATTGTGACGGCTGTTGTTGCTGTAAGTAAAGATCGTATTATCGAATCTGGATTACTCGTTTTCTTTATTGTTGTACTACATAATGGTTTAGGCTATACATTAGGTTACTTAGTTGCGAAAGCATTTAAGCTACCATTAGCTGACAATAAAGCGATTGCTATTGAAGTAGGTATGCAAAACTCAGGTTTAGGCGCAGCATTAGCAGCCCTCCACTTTAAAGCAAACCCATTAATTGCAGTACCAAGTGCGGTATTTAGTTTCTGGCACAATATTTCTGGCCCAATCTTAGCCATGATTTTTAGTGCCATGAAAGAGAAAAAATCAGATAAATAA
- a CDS encoding FxsA family protein has translation MPLLLFLAGLFLYIYIEISLLVSVGSAIGVFPLILLMITISAVGLWLVKLRGIMTIVQIRQEIAQGKIPAQAVTSSIFFAIAGVLLIIPGFLSDILALLLLLPITRQLLQAMFMKLFANRVKFMSFGSTHQRSSQHNTTFEAEFERKQDEDKWLK, from the coding sequence ATGCCATTACTTCTCTTTTTAGCTGGGCTATTTTTATACATCTACATTGAAATCTCTCTATTAGTAAGCGTCGGCTCTGCTATCGGGGTTTTCCCATTGATTTTATTAATGATCACTATTTCAGCGGTCGGTTTATGGTTGGTGAAATTAAGAGGAATAATGACCATAGTGCAGATCCGCCAAGAGATCGCACAAGGAAAGATCCCAGCACAAGCGGTGACGTCTTCGATCTTTTTTGCAATCGCAGGGGTATTGCTGATTATCCCAGGTTTTTTGAGCGATATTTTAGCGTTATTGCTTCTATTGCCGATAACTCGCCAATTGCTACAAGCAATGTTTATGAAACTGTTTGCAAACCGAGTTAAGTTTATGTCTTTTGGCTCAACGCATCAGCGTTCATCACAACATAACACTACATTTGAAGCGGAATTTGAGCGTAAGCAAGATGAAGATAAATGGTTGAAATAA
- the ilvM gene encoding acetolactate synthase 2 small subunit, producing MQQYQFVIKANKRPETLERLLRVIRHRGFEVLSLNAENHGSEITLNVTVQSERAVELLFNQLVKLPDVVSLN from the coding sequence ATGCAACAATATCAATTCGTTATCAAAGCTAATAAACGCCCTGAAACCCTTGAGCGTTTACTCAGAGTAATCCGCCACCGTGGGTTTGAAGTGCTATCGCTCAATGCAGAAAATCATGGTTCGGAAATCACGTTAAATGTTACCGTTCAGAGTGAAAGAGCGGTAGAATTACTATTTAATCAGTTGGTGAAATTACCAGATGTGGTTTCATTAAATTAA